In Flavobacterium sp. N3904, one DNA window encodes the following:
- a CDS encoding ferredoxin--NADP reductase, translated as MPSFKKLIVKEVKRETKDAVSILFNVPEEFKPHYTFIAGQYINLRLTLDNQEIRRAYSICSAPTSGELRIAVKAVKDGAFSQFANSKLKAGDVLEVGKPEGKFTFEPEIDRQKNYIAFVAGSGITPVLSILKSVLKSEPKSSFVLVYGNKSPEETIFHQELHDLQLQYVGRLFVHYVYSQANVENALFGRIDKSTVNYALNTKHASLAFDKFYLCGPEEMINTVSAVLKEKNVKESAIKFELFTSSSQENTIKESLSGHSKITVMVDDEETIFEMSQKQSILDAALKQGIDAPYSCQGGICSSCLARVTEGAAEMKKNSILTDSEIAEGLILTCQAHPTTATIRVDYDDV; from the coding sequence ATGCCATCCTTCAAAAAGTTGATTGTAAAAGAAGTAAAACGCGAAACCAAAGATGCAGTTTCCATACTTTTTAATGTACCCGAAGAATTTAAGCCTCATTATACATTTATTGCTGGACAATATATAAACCTACGATTAACATTAGATAATCAAGAAATTCGCCGTGCGTATTCTATTTGCTCGGCTCCAACATCTGGGGAATTACGAATTGCCGTGAAAGCGGTAAAAGATGGTGCTTTTTCTCAGTTTGCCAATAGCAAACTAAAAGCAGGAGATGTTCTTGAAGTTGGAAAACCAGAAGGAAAATTTACTTTTGAACCCGAAATAGATCGTCAAAAAAACTATATTGCTTTTGTAGCAGGTAGTGGAATTACACCTGTTTTGTCGATTTTGAAATCGGTTTTGAAAAGCGAACCCAAAAGTTCTTTCGTCTTGGTTTACGGAAACAAATCGCCAGAAGAAACCATTTTTCATCAAGAATTACACGATTTGCAATTGCAATATGTAGGTCGTTTGTTTGTGCATTATGTTTACAGTCAAGCTAATGTTGAAAACGCTTTATTTGGTCGAATTGACAAATCCACAGTCAATTATGCGTTGAATACCAAACATGCTTCATTGGCGTTCGATAAATTCTATTTGTGTGGTCCGGAAGAAATGATCAATACCGTTTCTGCCGTTTTGAAAGAAAAAAACGTAAAAGAATCGGCTATAAAATTTGAATTGTTTACTTCGTCTTCTCAAGAAAATACAATCAAAGAATCTTTGAGCGGTCATTCCAAAATCACCGTTATGGTAGATGATGAAGAAACGATTTTTGAAATGTCTCAAAAACAAAGCATACTCGATGCAGCTTTAAAACAAGGAATTGATGCTCCTTATTCTTGTCAAGGCGGAATCTGCAGCAGTTGCTTGGCGCGCGTTACCGAAGGTGCAGCAGAGATGAAGAAAAATTCAATTCTTACCGATAGTGAAATAGCCGAAGGTTTAATCCTTACTTGTCAAGCGCATCCAACCACAGCAACCATTCGTGTAGATTATGACGATGTTTAA
- a CDS encoding glycosyltransferase family 9 protein has protein sequence MRLSAMGDVAMTVPVLRAFVNQYPEVKITVVSRPFFKPFFEGIPNLSFFAFDEKERHKGFVGLLRLFQDLKELDINAFADLHNVLRSKIVRTLFALSGKKTASVDKGRVEKKALTRSENKIFKPLTTMFERHVKVFEELGFSVNLSNPIFPSKAILDSEILNIIGNSQQKLIGIAPFAQYDSKVYPLDLMKQVIEALALDSNNKILLFGGGKKEIEILNTLSLGKQNVINMAGKIKFPQELQLISNLDVMLSMDSGNAHIAAMLGLRVITLWGATHPFAGFSPFNQPLENALVSDRNLYPKLPTSVYGNKKVEGYEDAMRTIVPERVVEKIKTFLK, from the coding sequence ATGAGACTATCCGCAATGGGAGATGTCGCCATGACGGTTCCTGTTTTACGTGCTTTTGTAAATCAGTATCCGGAAGTAAAAATCACGGTAGTTTCCAGACCTTTTTTTAAACCTTTTTTTGAAGGAATTCCAAACCTTTCTTTTTTTGCTTTTGATGAAAAAGAGCGACACAAAGGATTTGTTGGACTTTTGCGATTATTTCAAGATCTAAAAGAGCTGGATATTAACGCTTTTGCCGATTTACATAATGTTCTGCGTTCCAAAATCGTGAGAACGCTTTTTGCTTTAAGCGGAAAAAAAACTGCTTCGGTTGATAAAGGACGTGTTGAAAAAAAAGCGTTAACCCGTTCCGAAAATAAAATTTTCAAACCTTTGACCACAATGTTTGAAAGACACGTAAAAGTCTTTGAAGAGCTTGGTTTTTCGGTGAATTTATCTAATCCAATATTTCCTTCTAAAGCTATTTTGGATTCTGAAATTCTGAATATAATTGGTAATTCACAACAAAAATTAATTGGGATTGCACCTTTTGCACAATACGATTCCAAAGTATATCCGTTGGATTTAATGAAACAAGTGATAGAAGCTTTAGCATTAGATTCAAACAATAAAATTTTGCTTTTTGGTGGCGGAAAAAAAGAAATCGAAATTCTAAATACGCTAAGTTTAGGCAAACAGAATGTCATTAATATGGCTGGAAAAATCAAGTTTCCACAAGAGTTGCAACTCATCAGTAATCTGGATGTGATGCTTTCTATGGATTCTGGAAATGCTCATATTGCCGCAATGTTGGGTCTAAGAGTCATTACACTTTGGGGTGCAACACATCCATTTGCTGGCTTTTCTCCTTTTAATCAACCCTTAGAAAACGCCTTGGTATCGGATCGAAATTTATATCCAAAATTACCAACATCGGTTTACGGCAATAAAAAAGTGGAAGGTTATGAAGATGCGATGCGAACAATAGTACCAGAAAGGGTTGTCGAAAAAATCAAAACTTTCCTTAAATAA
- a CDS encoding phenylacetate--CoA ligase family protein, translated as MLKLFDLTLQINGFPMREAKAELQKIIAIPEENFSQFIEQKKTEIVNFHLKNNPFYKELAQVDSFENWSDLTILNKANLQKPLSERLSLGYSEKSVYINKTSGSSGHPFVFAKDKFCHALTWASNIYRFGWYGIDFNSSYQARFYGIPMDFIGSKKERIKDFLSHRYRFSIFDLSDEVLEDFLGHFKTKKFDYINGYTSSIVLFAKFLQKKKIVLKEICPTLKVCMVTSEMLFEVDKLLLEKQFGIPIVNEYGASELDLIAFQNPEGEWQVNSETLFVEILDENNQAVPNGTSGRIVITSLFNKAHPFIRYDIGDVGILGEKSTLKKPILEKLIGRTNDVALLPSGKKSPGLTFYYVTKSIIEDDGNVKEFVIKQTKIDQFEVDYVSEFELNTEQIEKINQAVALYLEPNLHFTFSRKKTLERSNRGKLKQFTSNL; from the coding sequence ATGCTCAAACTATTCGACTTAACACTTCAAATAAATGGTTTTCCCATGCGGGAAGCCAAAGCCGAGTTGCAAAAAATTATTGCTATTCCAGAGGAAAATTTTAGTCAATTTATCGAACAAAAGAAAACAGAAATTGTCAATTTTCATTTAAAAAATAATCCGTTTTATAAAGAATTGGCACAAGTAGATTCTTTTGAAAACTGGTCTGATTTAACTATTTTGAATAAAGCGAATTTGCAGAAGCCATTATCGGAAAGGCTCTCTCTTGGCTACAGCGAAAAATCAGTATATATCAATAAAACATCTGGTTCCAGTGGACATCCTTTTGTGTTTGCAAAAGATAAATTTTGTCATGCGCTAACTTGGGCTTCCAATATTTATCGTTTTGGATGGTATGGAATCGATTTTAATTCTTCCTATCAAGCACGATTTTATGGCATTCCGATGGATTTTATTGGTAGCAAAAAAGAACGAATCAAGGACTTTTTGAGTCATCGGTATCGGTTTTCCATATTTGATTTATCTGACGAAGTTTTGGAGGATTTTTTGGGACATTTTAAAACTAAGAAATTCGATTATATCAATGGTTACACCTCATCGATTGTTTTGTTTGCTAAATTTTTACAGAAAAAAAAGATAGTTTTAAAAGAAATATGCCCAACCTTAAAAGTATGTATGGTCACCTCCGAAATGCTTTTTGAAGTAGACAAACTGTTGTTGGAAAAACAATTTGGCATTCCTATTGTCAATGAATATGGAGCATCAGAATTGGATTTGATTGCTTTTCAAAATCCTGAAGGCGAATGGCAAGTCAACTCTGAAACGCTATTTGTAGAAATTTTGGATGAAAATAATCAAGCCGTCCCAAACGGAACTTCGGGTCGAATTGTCATTACTTCGCTCTTCAATAAAGCACATCCATTTATTCGCTATGATATTGGAGACGTTGGTATTTTGGGTGAAAAAAGTACTTTAAAAAAACCAATTCTCGAAAAATTAATCGGAAGAACCAATGATGTGGCTCTCTTGCCCAGCGGTAAAAAATCACCTGGATTAACTTTTTATTACGTCACCAAAAGTATTATTGAAGACGATGGAAATGTAAAAGAGTTTGTCATTAAACAAACTAAGATTGACCAATTTGAAGTAGACTATGTCAGTGAATTTGAATTGAATACTGAACAAATCGAAAAAATAAATCAAGCTGTTGCTTTGTATTTAGAACCAAATTTGCATTTTACCTTTAGTCGAAAAAAAACCTTGGAAAGAAGTAATCGCGGAAAATTGAAACAGTTCACTTCTAACTTGTAA
- a CDS encoding DUF6341 family protein — protein sequence MTSFFEGIQYLFVNILFAPLDFLRALELKSWFAANTINWIFMIICAAAMVYWIKQLKLQKENGEEYQDTTAHSFLK from the coding sequence ATGACATCATTTTTTGAAGGAATACAATACTTATTTGTAAACATTTTATTTGCTCCTCTTGACTTTTTACGTGCATTAGAGCTTAAATCATGGTTTGCAGCCAATACAATCAATTGGATTTTTATGATTATTTGTGCAGCGGCAATGGTGTACTGGATCAAACAATTGAAATTGCAAAAAGAAAATGGAGAAGAGTATCAAGATACTACAGCTCATTCTTTTTTGAAATAA
- a CDS encoding UDP-glucuronic acid decarboxylase family protein, producing the protein MKRILITGAAGFLGSHLCDRFIKEGYYVIGMDNLITGDLKNIEHLFKLEHFEFYHHDITKFVHIPGNLDYILHFASPASPIDYLKIPIQTLKVGSLGTHNLLGLARVKKARILIASTSEVYGDPLVHPQTEEYYGNVNTIGPRGVYDEAKRFQESITMAYHTFHGVETRIVRIFNTYGPRMRLNDGRVIPAFIGQALRGEDLTIFGNGMQTRSFCYVDDQVEGIYRLLHSDYVYPVNIGNPDEITIKDFAEEIIKLTGTNQKVVYHPLPINDPLQRQPDTTKAKELLGWEAKVNRADGMKITFDYFKSLSKEELSKEEHKDFSNYIK; encoded by the coding sequence ATGAAAAGAATACTTATTACCGGAGCAGCGGGTTTTTTGGGATCACACTTATGTGACAGATTCATCAAAGAAGGTTATTATGTTATCGGGATGGATAATTTGATTACAGGAGATCTTAAAAACATTGAGCATTTATTCAAATTGGAACACTTTGAATTTTACCACCATGACATCACTAAATTTGTTCATATTCCAGGTAATTTAGATTATATATTACATTTTGCTTCACCTGCGAGTCCTATAGATTATTTAAAAATTCCAATTCAAACCTTAAAAGTAGGATCGCTTGGAACGCATAATTTATTAGGTTTGGCAAGGGTTAAAAAAGCGAGAATTTTGATCGCTTCAACTTCAGAAGTTTATGGTGATCCTTTGGTTCATCCGCAAACTGAAGAGTATTATGGAAATGTAAATACAATAGGGCCAAGAGGTGTATATGATGAAGCCAAACGTTTTCAGGAATCAATCACAATGGCTTATCATACTTTTCATGGTGTAGAAACCAGAATCGTACGTATTTTTAATACATATGGACCAAGAATGCGCTTGAATGACGGACGTGTAATTCCTGCCTTTATTGGTCAGGCACTTCGAGGTGAAGATTTAACAATTTTTGGAAACGGAATGCAAACTCGTTCATTTTGCTATGTAGATGATCAGGTTGAAGGTATTTACAGATTATTGCACTCGGATTATGTATACCCGGTAAATATTGGGAATCCTGACGAAATTACAATTAAGGATTTTGCCGAGGAAATCATAAAACTTACAGGAACAAATCAAAAAGTAGTATATCATCCGTTGCCAATAAACGATCCTTTGCAACGCCAGCCAGACACTACCAAAGCTAAAGAATTACTGGGTTGGGAAGCCAAAGTAAATCGGGCCGACGGAATGAAAATCACTTTCGATTATTTTAAATCTCTTTCAAAAGAAGAACTTTCAAAAGAAGAGCATAAAGACTTTTCAAATTACATAAAATAA
- a CDS encoding undecaprenyl-phosphate glucose phosphotransferase — MTVFHTGRYSKYIRPITILIDLIIIALISFFAFKGHISNMLLYIFYQYIGWGFIAFSIKFYDIYRFTTPIEIASKILKQGILFLLVIIAFFPFSKQAVFSENAIAIFICLIVVFVAIFKFSLFFYLKEYRIVTGSNCRNAVIIGFTPEAIRLKNLFETRKDYGYRFLGFFSDKKSNQDIIGKLGDLKPFIINNFVDEIYCSLNEVSNNYLKDLIDFADENKKTIKFIPDTKEIFSKNLKIDYYDFFPVLSLKQTMLNEPTVKFFKRSFDIFFSISVIVFLLSWLGPLLAILIKLESKGSVFFKQGRPGIDENEFVCYKFRSMRINKTTEKEASKDDPRVTKIGRFMRKTSIDELPQFINVLLGDMSVVGPRPHLWSQNKEYGNKVKKYMIRHCVKPGITGLAQVSGFRGEITIERDMINRIKFDVFYIENWSLILDLKIIFQTIINIFKGDKKAY, encoded by the coding sequence ATGACGGTATTTCACACAGGAAGATACTCAAAATATATTAGGCCAATTACTATTTTAATAGACCTAATAATCATTGCTTTAATTAGTTTTTTTGCCTTTAAAGGGCATATTTCAAATATGTTGCTATATATTTTTTATCAATATATTGGTTGGGGTTTTATTGCTTTTTCTATAAAGTTTTATGATATTTACCGATTTACGACTCCAATTGAGATAGCTTCAAAGATTCTTAAACAGGGAATTTTGTTTCTTTTGGTCATAATTGCTTTTTTTCCGTTTTCAAAACAGGCTGTTTTTAGTGAAAATGCGATCGCAATTTTTATTTGCCTGATAGTAGTTTTTGTTGCTATTTTTAAATTTTCATTATTTTTCTATTTAAAAGAATACAGAATAGTAACAGGAAGCAATTGTAGAAACGCTGTTATTATTGGGTTTACACCCGAAGCAATTCGATTAAAAAATCTTTTTGAAACAAGAAAAGATTATGGATACAGGTTTTTAGGATTTTTTTCAGACAAAAAATCAAATCAAGATATTATTGGAAAACTGGGTGATTTGAAACCATTTATAATAAATAATTTTGTTGATGAGATATATTGTTCTTTGAATGAAGTTTCTAATAATTACTTAAAAGATCTAATTGATTTTGCAGATGAAAACAAAAAGACCATAAAATTTATTCCAGATACAAAAGAGATTTTTTCAAAGAATTTAAAAATAGATTATTACGATTTTTTCCCAGTACTTTCATTAAAGCAAACAATGCTCAATGAACCGACTGTCAAATTTTTCAAACGATCTTTTGATATTTTTTTCTCTATTTCAGTAATTGTTTTTTTACTTTCATGGCTAGGCCCTTTATTGGCTATTTTAATAAAATTGGAATCTAAAGGCTCCGTTTTTTTTAAACAGGGAAGACCGGGAATCGATGAAAATGAATTTGTTTGTTATAAATTTCGCTCAATGCGAATAAATAAAACTACAGAGAAAGAAGCTTCGAAAGATGATCCCCGAGTAACAAAAATTGGCAGATTTATGAGGAAGACAAGTATCGATGAATTGCCACAATTTATCAATGTTTTATTAGGAGACATGTCAGTTGTAGGACCAAGACCACATCTTTGGTCACAAAACAAGGAATACGGAAATAAAGTAAAAAAGTACATGATTCGTCATTGTGTGAAGCCTGGAATTACCGGTTTGGCGCAGGTCAGCGGTTTTAGGGGTGAAATTACCATCGAAAGGGATATGATTAACAGAATAAAGTTTGACGTTTTTTATATTGAAAACTGGTCCCTTATTCTAGATTTGAAAATTATTTTTCAAACAATAATCAATATATTTAAAGGAGATAAAAAGGCATATTAA
- a CDS encoding glycosyltransferase family 2 protein, which yields MSDLVSIITPTFNTENFIEAALQSVLNQTYQNWEMILVDDASTDQTVEIIKEFVKKDNRIRLIELFQNSGAGIAREVALSQAKGDYIAFLDADDLWKPLKLEKQLQFLKENKTHFTFSFYDCINEEGTALSKRVEAPKNLTYRQLFFCNYVGNLTGIYDVNYFGKIAIASTRKRQDWMMWLTILKKTKTAKPVPESLAFYRIRDNSLSASKLDLLKHNFAVYRNFHGFSYVSSLFIMIGFLFTQLLIKPLYIKKITS from the coding sequence ATGAGTGATTTAGTATCCATAATTACACCGACTTTTAATACTGAAAATTTCATTGAGGCTGCTTTGCAGTCTGTTTTAAATCAGACCTATCAAAACTGGGAAATGATTTTGGTTGATGATGCTTCGACAGATCAAACAGTTGAAATTATAAAAGAGTTTGTAAAGAAAGACAATCGAATTAGACTAATTGAATTATTTCAAAATTCTGGCGCCGGTATTGCCAGAGAAGTAGCATTGTCACAAGCAAAAGGGGATTATATTGCTTTTTTGGATGCCGATGATTTGTGGAAACCTTTAAAACTCGAAAAACAACTTCAGTTTTTAAAAGAGAATAAAACCCACTTTACCTTTTCTTTTTATGACTGTATTAACGAAGAAGGAACTGCATTAAGCAAAAGGGTGGAGGCTCCAAAAAACCTTACGTATCGTCAATTGTTTTTTTGCAATTATGTTGGCAATCTTACGGGAATTTATGATGTAAATTATTTTGGTAAAATAGCAATTGCTTCTACAAGAAAACGTCAAGATTGGATGATGTGGCTCACGATTCTAAAAAAAACCAAAACGGCAAAACCCGTTCCTGAAAGTTTGGCTTTTTATCGGATCAGGGACAATTCACTATCGGCTTCAAAGCTTGATTTATTGAAGCATAATTTTGCTGTTTACCGAAATTTTCACGGTTTTAGTTATGTTTCTTCTTTATTTATTATGATCGGCTTTTTATTTACCCAATTATTAATAAAGCCATTATACATCAAAAAAATTACAAGTTAG
- a CDS encoding DUF4254 domain-containing protein, with product MFSKLAYSVFEQSIKDYHQFDNVDQPINNPFPKEKFEHLLYLKNWIDTVQWHFEDIIRDPNIDPVAALTLKRRIDASNQERTDMVEYIDSYFLQKYSNVVVKNDAKINSESPAWAFDRLSILALKIYHMNEEATRAEASQDHRDKCQAKLNILLEQRTDLSLAIDDLLTDIENGDKFMKVYKQMKMYNDDDLNPVLYQNKK from the coding sequence ATGTTTTCAAAATTAGCTTATTCCGTATTTGAGCAAAGTATAAAAGATTATCATCAATTTGATAATGTAGATCAGCCTATAAACAATCCTTTTCCAAAAGAAAAATTCGAACATTTGTTATATCTAAAAAATTGGATTGACACGGTACAATGGCATTTTGAAGACATTATTCGCGACCCGAATATTGACCCGGTTGCAGCTTTGACTTTGAAAAGGAGAATCGATGCATCAAATCAGGAACGTACCGATATGGTAGAATATATTGATAGTTATTTTCTTCAAAAATATAGTAATGTAGTAGTTAAAAACGATGCGAAAATCAACTCTGAAAGTCCTGCTTGGGCATTTGACAGATTGTCAATTTTAGCATTGAAAATTTACCACATGAATGAAGAAGCCACTCGTGCTGAAGCTTCACAAGATCACAGGGATAAATGTCAGGCCAAATTGAATATACTTTTGGAGCAAAGAACCGATTTGTCTTTGGCGATTGATGATTTGCTTACTGATATCGAAAATGGAGATAAATTCATGAAAGTGTACAAACAAATGAAAATGTACAATGATGATGATTTGAATCCAGTTTTGTATCAAAATAAAAAATAG
- a CDS encoding DUF6427 family protein encodes MITSVFKKSTPLNFSLVFILILVFYFLYQIQDLAWTNTAISIFQTVGMLCVLLGSVFLTSFIAKRNGLSRDSTYTAFFYFLFLLFFPSLLDNPNLILSNFFVLLAIRRLISLQTLKGAKEKIFDASLWIFIAALFQFWSILYILLVFISVIFHVSRDYRNWIIPFVALFAVSILFVAASLIFNIDSVAFLNENSKIDFDIDYFTNNYQNVAFSIYLTVALFFVISMFSTLSNRPLLLHASYKNIIVSFFIGIVVFVLSANKSNELLVFTFAPLAIMATSHIEIAQPKLKEEIVLFVLLGCSMFCFFSQL; translated from the coding sequence ATGATAACAAGTGTTTTTAAAAAATCTACACCATTAAATTTTTCTTTGGTATTTATTTTAATACTGGTTTTCTATTTTTTATATCAAATTCAAGATTTAGCTTGGACAAATACAGCTATCTCAATTTTTCAAACAGTAGGAATGCTTTGTGTTTTACTGGGGTCTGTTTTCTTAACCAGTTTTATTGCAAAACGCAACGGATTGAGTAGGGACAGTACTTACACTGCTTTTTTTTACTTTTTATTTTTACTTTTTTTTCCTTCTTTATTGGATAATCCCAATTTGATTCTTTCCAATTTTTTTGTTTTGTTGGCTATTCGAAGACTGATATCTTTACAAACATTAAAAGGTGCAAAAGAGAAAATTTTTGATGCCTCTTTGTGGATATTTATTGCGGCATTATTTCAATTTTGGAGCATTTTATATATCCTTTTAGTTTTTATTTCAGTAATATTTCATGTTTCCAGAGATTACAGAAACTGGATTATCCCTTTTGTTGCGCTTTTTGCAGTTTCAATATTATTTGTTGCCGCTTCCTTAATTTTTAATATAGATAGTGTTGCATTTCTAAATGAGAACAGCAAAATAGATTTTGACATCGATTATTTTACAAATAATTATCAAAACGTAGCTTTTTCAATATATCTAACGGTTGCATTATTTTTTGTAATATCAATGTTTTCAACTTTATCCAACAGACCTTTATTGTTACATGCCTCTTACAAAAATATCATTGTCTCCTTTTTTATTGGAATTGTAGTTTTTGTTCTGTCTGCAAATAAAAGCAATGAGTTGTTGGTATTTACTTTTGCTCCTTTGGCAATAATGGCAACTTCTCATATCGAAATAGCACAGCCCAAACTAAAGGAAGAAATCGTTTTGTTCGTACTATTGGGCTGTAGTATGTTTTGTTTTTTCTCTCAATTATAA
- a CDS encoding PadR family transcriptional regulator — MKNSQLYKGSLNTIIMKLLEENGKMYGYEITQKVKAITQGELQITEGALYPALHKLEAEGILDVEIEKVDNRLRKYYKLTEKGTTETVNRLSELEDFIRNMQSLVNPKLEF; from the coding sequence ATGAAAAACTCACAATTATATAAAGGCAGTCTCAACACCATTATTATGAAATTGCTCGAAGAAAATGGCAAGATGTACGGTTACGAAATTACCCAAAAAGTAAAAGCAATCACTCAAGGTGAATTACAAATTACCGAAGGGGCATTGTATCCTGCTTTGCACAAATTGGAAGCGGAAGGGATATTGGATGTCGAAATTGAAAAAGTGGATAATAGACTACGGAAATATTATAAACTCACTGAAAAAGGCACAACCGAAACCGTAAACCGATTATCCGAGTTGGAGGATTTTATTCGGAATATGCAGAGTTTAGTGAATCCAAAACTTGAATTTTAA
- the upp gene encoding uracil phosphoribosyltransferase — protein sequence MEIHYLSEKNSVLNHFLSQIRNINVQKDSMRFRRNIERIGEIMAYEMSKSLHYKAVEITTPLGIKKTTEIAEQLVLCSILRAGLTLHQGFLNYFDSAENGFISAYRHHPNHDDFFDILVEYQAIADINGKNVFLLDPMLATGQSIVAVFNKLMERGTPKEIHIAVIIAAPEGIFHLKQNLPDTCHLWIASLDEKLNEKSYIIPGLGDAGDLAYGDKL from the coding sequence ATGGAAATTCATTATTTATCAGAAAAAAATAGTGTGCTGAATCACTTTTTAAGTCAAATCAGAAATATCAATGTTCAAAAAGACAGTATGCGATTTCGTAGAAATATTGAACGCATTGGTGAGATTATGGCGTATGAAATGAGTAAATCTTTGCATTACAAAGCTGTCGAAATAACAACTCCTTTGGGTATCAAAAAAACAACTGAAATTGCAGAACAATTGGTTTTGTGTTCTATTTTAAGAGCTGGATTGACCTTGCACCAAGGTTTCTTGAACTATTTTGATAGTGCCGAGAATGGTTTTATTTCGGCCTACAGACATCATCCCAATCATGATGATTTCTTTGACATTCTGGTAGAATATCAGGCGATCGCCGATATTAATGGAAAAAATGTCTTTTTGTTAGATCCAATGCTCGCCACTGGACAATCTATAGTAGCTGTTTTTAATAAATTGATGGAAAGAGGAACTCCAAAAGAAATTCATATTGCCGTAATTATTGCTGCTCCCGAAGGTATTTTTCATCTGAAACAAAATTTGCCTGATACCTGTCACCTTTGGATTGCCTCCTTAGACGAAAAACTCAATGAGAAAAGTTATATCATCCCAGGTCTTGGTGATGCTGGGGATTTAGCCTATGGAGATAAGTTATAA
- the purD gene encoding phosphoribosylamine--glycine ligase yields MNILLLGSGGREHAFAWKMIQSPLCDTLFVAPGNAGTAQIAKNIDISATDFDAIKELVIKENIEMVVVGPEDPLVKGIYDFFLNDQELKDIPVIGPSKIGATLEGSKEFAKEFLMKHRIPTAAYDSFTAETVEKGCRFLETLQSPYVLKADGLAAGKGVLIIQDLAEAQSELRNMLVHQKFGAASSKVVIEEFLDGIELSCFVLTDGKSYKILPTAKDYKRIGEGDTGLNTGGMGAVSPVPYVDAVLMEKIETRIVKPTIEGFQKDGIPYKGFVFIGLINVNNEPIVIEYNVRMGDPETEVVVPRLKSDLVELFLAVANEKLDEFNLEIDERSATTVMIVSGGYPEDFEKGKVITGLENVTDSIVFHAGTKLENGNVVSNGGRVMAITSYGDNFQEALDKSYKNVNQLHFDNMNFRKDIGFDLI; encoded by the coding sequence ATGAATATTTTACTATTAGGATCAGGAGGAAGAGAACATGCTTTTGCATGGAAAATGATTCAAAGTCCGCTTTGTGACACCCTTTTTGTAGCACCAGGAAATGCTGGAACTGCTCAAATTGCAAAAAACATTGACATCAGTGCCACCGATTTTGATGCGATAAAAGAATTGGTAATCAAAGAAAATATAGAAATGGTTGTTGTTGGACCGGAAGATCCTTTGGTAAAAGGGATTTACGATTTTTTTCTAAACGATCAAGAGTTGAAAGATATTCCAGTAATTGGGCCTTCAAAAATTGGAGCAACGTTAGAAGGAAGTAAAGAATTTGCCAAAGAGTTTTTGATGAAACACAGAATTCCAACGGCGGCTTACGATAGTTTTACTGCCGAGACTGTTGAAAAAGGATGCAGATTTTTGGAGACATTGCAGTCGCCTTATGTACTAAAAGCCGATGGTTTGGCAGCAGGCAAGGGAGTTTTGATTATTCAGGATTTGGCTGAAGCACAATCTGAATTAAGAAATATGTTGGTGCACCAAAAATTTGGTGCTGCTAGCTCAAAAGTAGTTATCGAAGAATTTCTCGACGGAATAGAATTAAGCTGTTTTGTATTGACTGACGGTAAAAGCTATAAAATTTTGCCAACGGCCAAAGATTACAAACGCATTGGCGAAGGCGATACAGGTTTGAATACAGGTGGAATGGGAGCGGTTTCTCCAGTTCCTTATGTAGACGCAGTTTTGATGGAAAAAATTGAAACCCGAATTGTAAAACCAACAATCGAAGGTTTTCAAAAAGACGGAATTCCATATAAAGGGTTTGTGTTTATTGGACTGATTAATGTCAATAACGAACCTATTGTTATAGAGTACAACGTGAGAATGGGCGATCCGGAAACCGAAGTAGTCGTTCCTAGATTAAAATCAGATTTGGTTGAATTGTTTTTGGCTGTTGCCAATGAAAAACTAGATGAATTCAATCTGGAAATAGACGAAAGAAGCGCCACGACAGTGATGATAGTTTCAGGAGGTTACCCAGAAGATTTTGAAAAAGGAAAAGTAATCACAGGATTGGAAAACGTTACAGATTCTATCGTTTTTCATGCAGGGACCAAGTTGGAAAACGGAAATGTTGTATCGAATGGTGGAAGGGTAATGGCAATTACGTCTTACGGAGATAATTTTCAAGAAGCCTTGGACAAATCATACAAGAATGTAAATCAATTGCATTTTGACAATATGAATTTCAGAAAAGATATTGGATTCGATTTAATTTAA